The following proteins are encoded in a genomic region of Helicobacter jaachi:
- a CDS encoding transketolase: MQSVKILHTRVLERQILSVLLLLLARRWLVRKIESKDIRKSILSIAKSAKSPHIASALSCADILYTLFFEVMYIPRAEEPEFIHRDMFLLSKAHSAMALYASLYHKGFMSKAQIEGYYKNAGSLPAHTDRQSSPYIEISAGSLGHGLPIAVGMAMALKNKPSTRKRYVFTLMGDGEIQEGSVWEAAMFAPKYNLNNLIALVDRNNLQGYGRGSELVSFEPLESKWQAFGWECVRVDGHNIKAMRECIKTYQQSNSTKPLCLICDTTKGKGVSFMEDKLEWHYFLVTNEVYDKALKELE, from the coding sequence ATGCAATCGGTCAAAATATTGCACACACGCGTGTTGGAGAGGCAGATTCTATCTGTGCTTTTATTGCTTTTGGCGCGGAGGTGGCTTGTGCGTAAGATAGAATCTAAAGATATAAGAAAGAGCATTTTATCTATTGCTAAAAGTGCTAAGTCTCCGCATATTGCCTCTGCACTATCGTGTGCGGATATATTATATACATTATTTTTTGAAGTGATGTATATCCCGCGCGCAGAGGAGCCAGAGTTTATTCATCGCGATATGTTTTTACTCTCAAAAGCCCATTCTGCTATGGCGCTTTATGCGAGTTTGTATCATAAGGGCTTTATGAGTAAAGCACAAATTGAAGGATATTATAAAAACGCCGGCAGCCTCCCCGCGCACACAGATAGGCAAAGCAGCCCATATATTGAAATATCAGCAGGCAGCTTAGGGCATGGATTGCCCATAGCCGTAGGTATGGCAATGGCGTTAAAAAATAAGCCCAGCACGCGCAAGCGATATGTTTTTACGCTTATGGGTGATGGTGAGATTCAAGAAGGCAGCGTGTGGGAAGCAGCGATGTTTGCTCCTAAATATAATTTAAATAATCTCATCGCCCTTGTGGATAGAAATAATCTACAAGGCTATGGGCGCGGCAGCGAGCTAGTGAGCTTTGAGCCTTTAGAATCTAAATGGCAGGCTTTTGGTTGGGAATGCGTGAGGGTAGATGGGCATAATATTAAGGCTATGCGCGAGTGTATAAAAACCTATCAGCAAAGTAATAGCACTAAGCCTCTTTGCCTTATATGCGATACGACTAAGGGTAAGGGCGTTAGCTTTATGGAGGATAAATTAGAGTGGCATTATTTTCTAGTGACTAATGAAGTGTATGACAAAGCCCTAAAGGAGTTAGAATGA
- a CDS encoding class I SAM-dependent methyltransferase, whose protein sequence is MSKKVAKTHSYNECIAHYESKVASMGYMSSHTYWNDPVRVAVSASRYKFVSKMLSGLDRVLELGCADAFFSSIVAQRVGTLVATDYDEVFIEQAKQLGRADNMELRVLDLTKEPCENEFDGVYALDVLEHIHPDKEDEFMRNITRALKAPNPAFGGGGG, encoded by the coding sequence ATGAGTAAAAAAGTTGCCAAAACGCACTCATACAATGAATGCATAGCCCATTATGAATCTAAAGTCGCAAGTATGGGCTATATGTCCTCGCATACTTATTGGAATGACCCCGTGCGCGTAGCAGTAAGCGCCTCACGCTATAAATTTGTCTCAAAAATGCTAAGCGGGCTTGATAGAGTGCTTGAGCTAGGCTGTGCAGATGCGTTTTTCTCTAGCATTGTAGCCCAAAGGGTTGGCACGCTAGTGGCGACAGATTATGATGAGGTGTTTATCGAGCAGGCAAAGCAGCTTGGTCGCGCGGATAATATGGAGCTGCGCGTGCTAGATTTAACTAAAGAGCCATGTGAGAATGAATTTGATGGCGTGTATGCGCTTGATGTGCTAGAGCATATTCACCCTGATAAAGAAGATGAGTTTATGCGTAACATTACACGCGCGCTCAAAGCTCCAAATCCCGCTTTCGGGGGGGGGGGGGGGTAG
- a CDS encoding 1-deoxy-D-xylulose-5-phosphate synthase N-terminal domain-containing protein has product MIQTKLIREKTIAFSCRHNAGHLAPSLSSVEILSVLFREFLHFNAHNATDSARDRLIFSKGHGCYAYYVILNELGFIPDSEMEHFGSVDSKLKGCVSYTPTFMLEASTGSLGHGLPLAVGIAQSFKMQGKKQKVICIIGDGEMQEGSNFEALALAYRFKLDNLLVIIDANGLCAMDYMQHVGLDTDRLARVLSAYVDSGFYDVDGHNENELRAAYSAFFNHTQSNMSIILARTIKGKGLAMIENKAMYHYRCPTQDGYKMPDSIADSINVRSGNA; this is encoded by the coding sequence ATGATACAAACAAAGCTCATAAGGGAAAAAACCATAGCCTTTTCTTGTAGGCATAATGCTGGGCATTTAGCCCCCTCACTTTCAAGTGTGGAGATTTTAAGCGTGCTTTTTAGAGAATTTTTGCATTTCAATGCGCATAATGCCACAGATAGCGCGCGCGATAGGCTTATATTTTCTAAAGGGCATGGCTGCTATGCGTATTATGTGATTTTAAACGAACTAGGATTTATCCCTGATAGCGAAATGGAGCATTTTGGGAGCGTAGATTCTAAACTTAAGGGTTGCGTGAGCTATACACCAACATTTATGCTAGAGGCTTCAACGGGTAGTTTAGGGCATGGGCTGCCGCTGGCTGTGGGTATAGCGCAGAGTTTTAAAATGCAGGGCAAAAAGCAAAAAGTCATTTGCATTATTGGCGATGGTGAAATGCAGGAGGGGAGCAATTTTGAGGCTTTGGCATTGGCTTATCGCTTTAAATTAGATAATTTGCTTGTGATTATTGATGCAAATGGCTTGTGTGCTATGGATTATATGCAGCATGTAGGACTTGATACAGACCGCCTTGCGCGTGTGCTTAGCGCGTATGTGGATAGTGGATTCTATGATGTAGATGGGCATAATGAAAATGAGCTAAGAGCGGCATATAGCGCATTTTTCAACCATACGCAGAGCAATATGAGCATTATTCTAGCGCGCACTATTAAGGGCAAAGGCTTAGCTATGATAGAAAATAAGGCTATGTATCACTACCGCTGCCCTACGCAGGACGGCTATAAAATGCCAGATTCTATAGCAGATTCTATAAATGTAAGGAGTGGCAATGCATAA